In Mycolicibacterium nivoides, the DNA window CTCCGAGGGCACCCGCGTCGGCGTCGGCCCCGGTGGCCGATACACGATCAACGATCTGCTGCACGGACTGCTAATGCACTCCGGCAACGACGCCGCGCACGCACTCGCGGTCCAGCTGGGCGGGATGGACCCCGCACTGCAGAAGCTGAACATCTTGGCGGGCAAGCTCGGTGGCCGCGACACCCGCGCCGCCACCCCATCGGGCCTGGACGGCCCCGGCATGAGCACCTCGGCGTACGACATCGGGCTGTTCTACCGATACGCCTGGCAGAACCCCGCATTCGCCGACATCGTGGCGACCCAGACCTACGACTTCCCCGGGCGCGACGGCAATCCGTCCTATCCGGTGGAGAACGACAACAAGCTGCTCTACAACTATCCGGGCGCGATGGGCGGCAAGACCGGATACACCGATGACGCGGGCCAGACCTTCGTCGGTGCCGCCAACCGTGACGGCCGGCGCCTGGTTGCCATCCTGATGAAGGGCACGCGAGTGCCGATCGCTCCGTGGGAGCAGGCGGCGCACCTGCTCGACTACGGGTTCGCGACCCCACCGGGAACCAAAGTCGGAACCCTCGTCGACCCCGATCCGTCATTGATCACGCCCAAGGCCGACGAGCCGACCGCGGCTCAGGCGGCCTCGGTGCTGCCGCCGGCCGATTCACTGCCGGTGCGGGTCGGTGTGGCCGTCGTCGGTGCCGTGATCGTGTTCCTGTTGATCATGGGTGCGCGGTCGCTGAATCGCCGGCCCGCTCGCTGATCAGCACCTCCCGATAGGCCTCCAACCAGCCGGTATGCGCCGGCTCAGGGCTCCCCCTTGCCGATGTCTGACCGATCGGTCTAATCTCAGACCATGCGGTCAGAGCGGACGAAGACGTTTACCGAACAGGCTCGCCGTCGGCAGATTGTTGAGGGCGCCCTGGAGGTGATCGCCGAACAGGGCTATCCACAGGCGTCGCTGGCGCGCATCGCCGAACACATCGGCATCGCGAAAAGCGCTGTGTTGTATCACTTCACCAACAAGTCCGAAGTGGTCGAGGCGGTCTTCACAGAGATCTTCACCCTTGGCGCCGCGGTGATCGTCCCAGCGGTCGACGCCGAAACCACCGCAGCGGCAAAGCTGTCCGCCTACATCCGGGCCAACATCGCGTTCGTCGTAGCCAACCGGTCGGCGGCCGTGGCGATGCTCGAACTCATCTCCGGATACCGCGACGCGGACGGATTGCGGGTCGACCAGGCCGCGGCCAAGGCCGTCCAGGAGAATCCGCCGACCGGAGACCTGGCCGCTCTCGACCCGCAGAGCATCTTCGCCGCCGGGGTGGAAGCCGGTGAGTTCCGGGAACTCTCACCGCTGTTCATGAAGAACATCCTGCGCGGCGCGCTGGACAGCGCAGCCCAGGAGTACGCCCGCGACCCCGGCTACGACGTCGTCGCCCACGGCGAAGTGCTCGTCGACATCTTCGAGAAGGCCACCGCGCCGTGACCACCATCGTCATCGCGGCCTTCGGCACCCGCGGGGACGTCGCCCCATACACGGGTCTGGCGCAGAAGCTCGCCCAGCAGGGTTATCGCGTCGCCGTCGCCGCCCAGGAGCCGTACCGGGAACTGGTGTCCGGCTGCGGAATTGAATTCCGCTCACTGCCCGGGGATACCGAACGCGCGACCAAAGCCTCACCGGTCGCGCAGGCGTTCGTCGACGGCGCCAGGATGCGGCCGTCCCGGGAAATGCTCGACGAGATGCGCGAGGATCTGCGCCGGCTGGGCCGTGGCCTGATCGAGGCAGCGAAAGACGCTGACCTGCTACTGCTCCCGTCCGTCGCGGCGCTCCTCGGATACCACGTCGCCGAAGGACTCGGCATCCCCAGCGCAGGGGTGTTGCTACAGCCGACCGCACCCACCGGCGACTTCCTGCCGTCGGTGCTCAGCGCGCGATCGCTCGGCCGCTGGGGCAACCGCGTCATCGGCCGGTTGGGCGCGCTCGGCGAGAAGCCGCACCTGGCGCTGATCAACGAGCTACGCACCGAACTCGGGCTGCGCCCGACCACGTTGGCGGGGTATCAAAGCAGACGCGCAGCCACCTGGCCCATCCTGCACGGGTTCAGTGAGCACGTGGTGCCGCGGCCCGCGGACTGGCCGGCGCACTTGCAGGTCACCGGCTATTGGTGGCCGTCGGAGCCCGACAATTGGTCGCCGCCTGCGCAACTGGTCGACTTTCTGCAATCCGGTCCGCCACCGGTGTTCGTCGGTCTCGGCAGCACGGCAACGGCGCGGGGACCCGAGCTGTCCGACACCATCAGCTCAGCGCTGCGTGCCACCGGCACGAGGGCGGTGGTGCAGAGCGGCTGGGCCGGGCTGCACTGCACCGGCGACGACGTGCTCATGGTCGACGAGCTTCCGCATTCATGGCTGTTTCCCCGGGTCGCGGCGGTCGTGCACCACTGCGGTGCGGGCACCACCGCCGCGACGCTCCGGGCCGGTGTCCCGTCCATACCCGTCACCGGAATCATGGATCAACCGTTCTGGGCGAAGCGCCTGCGACTCCTGGGCGTCGCACCTGCCGCCCTTCCGCGCGCCAACGTGACCGCCCTCGAACTCGCCACCGCCCTGCGCGAAGTGTGCGGCGATCCGTCGTATCAGGCACGCGCTCAACAGCTCTCGACACTGCTCGCCGGCGAGGACGGAGCGGGGTCGGCAGCGCACCGCATCACCGAACTGCTCGATCGATCACAGGAGGTACACCATGGCCAGTGACGCACTGATGGGTAACGCCCTGCTGGCCGGGGCAATCGTGCTGGCCGGCGGAGCAATCGGCGCCGGCATCGGCGACGGGCTCGCCGGCTCGCAGTTCATCGCCGGTGTGGCGCGCCAGCCGGAAGCCCAAGCGCGCTTGTACACACCGTTTTTCATCACGGTGAGCCTCGTGGAGGCGACGTTCTTCATCAACATCGCGTTCATGGCGTTGTTCGTCTTCGCCACCCCAGGCGGATAGATGGCGACCATCGCGATCATCGCCATCGGCAGCCACGGCGATGTGGCACCGCTGACCGGGGTCGGTGCGCGATTGCAGCGAGCCGGGCATCGCGTGATCGTGGTGGCGTATCAGGCATTCGCCGAACTCGTCACCGGAAGCGGGCTGGAGTTTCGCGGACTGGCCGACGAACTCGACGGCAACTCAGCCGCTCTGTCGGACGTGTCAGCACGCCAAGCCGCCAAGGCCATGGCGGCATTCCTCTCACCACGCGGCATGCGAGTGCTGGGCGATCGCGTGCTGGCCGCCGTCCGTGACGAACCGGTGGACGCGCTGCTGCTGTCACCGTTCGCGGAGCTGGCCGGCCATCCGCTGGCCGACGCGCTCGCCGTTCCCGGCATCGGCGTTCGGTTGCAGCCTTTCTCGGCGACCGCCGACTATCCACCAGCCGTGCTGGGAGCCTGGTCCGCCGGGCGGTTCGGGAACAGGGCAGCCGCGCGGATCGGCGCGACCACGATCGACGGGCTGTATGGCAGGGCAGTCAACCACTTTCGTGCGCAACTCGGCCTCCCGACCGCCCCGGCCCGGGTGTTGCGACGCCGGCGCACTGATGCTGGTTGGCCGATTCTGTACGGGTACTCGCCCACGATCCTGCCCCGGCCGGCCGATTGGCGGCCAGGTATCGACGTCGTCGGGTACTGGTGGCCGGAGCGCGCGACCGGATGGCAACCGCCCACCGAGCTCGTGGACTTCCTCGACGCCGGCCCGCCACCGATCGTCATCGGCTTCGGCAGCACGGTCAACAGCCGCGCCCAGGCCCAGCAGCTGTCCACGCTTGTCGCACAGGCGATTCGGCGCGCGGGCGCGCGAGCGGTGATCCAGTCCGGCTGGGCGGGGCTCGACTTCGGCGGGGACGACGCGATCGCGGTCGGCGAGGTGCCCCACGACTGGCTGTTCGCGCAGGCGGCGGCCGTTGTGCACCACTGCGGTGCGGGCACTGCCGCGGCCGGACTACGTGCCGGTGTGCCGGCGATCGCGGCACCAGGCCCCTACGGCGACCAACCGTTCTGGGCGCGAAGGCTGTTCGACCTCGGAGTCAGCCCCCAGCCGATCCCGCAACGTCGACTCAGCGCCGACAACCTCAGTGAAGCGATACGCGATGTGTTGTCAGATAACAGCTTCGGAGACCCGGCGGCGAAGACGGCCGCAGCCATCGCTGCCGAGGACGGTGCGGGCGGGGTTCTCGCAGCCGTTGAGAAGCTGCTCGGCTGAGACTCAGCGAATTCGCGGGTTCGACTGACAAAGAATTGCCACTCAAGTTAAATACATCCCGGTCCTGCCAATCCGCCGCCGCTCTCGGCGGGTTGGCAGGCTCACCCATGCCAGCGCCCGAGTAGCTGGTCGGCCCCGTCGGACAGCGATCGGACGATCTCGGCCGCCCCGGCCGGCGTGCGCACCAGCCCCACACCCTGCCCCGCATTGACCGGCGATCCGCGCAGCACGCGCTCGGGGATGGTCTCCGGCCAACGATATCCGGCCGCGACGTCGTATTCGGTGGTCAGCTCGGTCGCCTCCCCCTCGGCGGCCAGTAGGGCGTCGCGCGCCGGCCCGGGCGTCAGCGCCTCGGCGCATGCGGCGAAGGCTGTGCCGACCCAGGCGGCGCCCGCCCCGGCGGCCAGCACTGCAGCGACCGCCCGGGGCGAGGAGATTCCGCCGGCCGCGAGCACGGGAACATCGACGGCGTCGAGCACCTCGGCCAGCAGCGGCAGCGTGCCCATCGCCGGCTCACCGTGGCCGCCGCCTTCGGCTCCGCGTGCCACCAGCACATCGACGCCGGCATCGACCGCGCGTCGGGCCGCGTCGACCGTGGCCACCTGGGTCGTCACCGTCAGGCCCGCATCGTGTGCCCGGCGCACCCAATCCCAGTCCTGCCCGAAACTCACGCTGAGCAACGCGGGCCTGGCGGCCAGCGCGACGTCGAACAGATCCGGCCGATCCTGGGCGACCCAGTGCACCAGGCCAATTCCGAATCGCCGCGCATCGAGCTGCGCCAGTTCGGCGGTCAACTGCTCGGCTGTCGCCGAACTGCCCATCCCGACCATGCCCAGGCCGCCGGCGGCCGAGACCGCGGACGCCAGCCGGCCTCCGGCCGCGCCGCCCATCGGCGCGTTGACGATGGGGACATCGATGCCGATCGACCGCGACCAGGTGGTTGCCAAGCTCACAGCCTGCAATGTTACGTCGTTGTTACAATAGGGATCGCCAGCACATGGCACCGGACGAGGCGCACCCGTACCCGGCCAGCGAAAAGACGGGGTGTTTGGAGGTGTGCCATGGCCTGGTTGATTCTCGTCATCTCAGGTGTCCTCGAAGCCGTATGGGCGACCGCCCTGAGCAAGACCGAGGGCTTCACCCGCCTGGTTCCGTCAGTCGTGTTCTTCGTGGCCCTTGCGTTCTCGATGGTTGGACTGGCCATCGCGATGCGCAGCCTGCCCCCTGGCACCAGCTACGCGATATGGGTGGGCATCGGCGCGGTGCTCACCGTCGGCTACGCAATGATCACCGGCGCCGAATCCGCTTCGGTGATCAAGGTGGTACTCATGCTCGGCGTCGTCGGCTGCATCGTCGGCCTGAAGGCCGTCAGCCACTAACGCCGCAGTAACCGCGAAAGCCCGAGAGCACCAATGGCTCCCATGGCGGCCGCGGCCAAAGCGCCGGACACCCCGATCCCCTCGTGGACCTGCACCCTGGTGACGATCTGCGCGGGGTTCGGTGGTGGCACGGGCGCCTCGGCCAGGCTCTCCGTGGACGTCGCCGCCCAGGCAGTCGCGAACAAGATCAGCCGCGCGGTGACGTAGGCGAACACCATCAGGCCCAGCACCGGGCCGAATGTCGCGCCCGCGGGCCCGCCCAGCACGGACTGCAGGTAGATCGACGCTACCTGCTTGAAGATCTCGAAGCCCACGGCGGCCAGGAGGCCGGCCCGGATCGACCGGCGGAAGGGCACCGGCTCGCGCGGCAATCGGGAGATGATCCAGCTGAACAGGAGCCACGAGATCGAGACCGAGACGACGATCGATATGACACGCAACCCGCCACCGAGCAGGGCGCCGTCGTGAACACCGAGCCAGCGCAACACCTTCCGCATCAACGCTGGGTCGCCGAGCACGGTCAGCCCGATGGTGATCACCATCGCCAGAAACGCCGACACCAGGGCCAGCAGGTCGGAGAGCTTGTTGCCGACAAAGTTGGACTCGGCGCGTTGCTCCCACATCTGGCTCAGCGCCTCGCGCAGGTTCGCCATCCAGCCCAGGCCGGCCCACGCCGCGGTCGCGAGACCGATCACGCCGACCGTGCCGCGCGAGGCAATGGCCGAGTCCATCAGGGTCACCAGTTGCTGGCCGAGATCACCCGACACCGCTTGCCGAATCCGCTGCTCGATCTCTTCGAGCAGATCGGGCCGCCGCGACAGCAGGAAACCGCCGGCAGCGAAGCCGACCATCAGCAGCGGGAACAGCGCGAAGATGGTGAAATACGTGATCCCAGCGGCATAGAAGTTGCCGTTGCAGTCGTTGTAGCGCTCCTGCGCCCGCATCACATGGTCGAACCAGGGAAAGCGCGCGCGCACACGGTCGAGCAGTCCCGGCTTCTCGGGCTCGTCCACCGCCAACCCCTCCCTGGCGCTTATGGTGTTTGCTGGAGAAACCCTATCCTGTCGTAAACCCGAGCGAGTGTCTTCCCGGCCACCTCCCGGGCGTGTTCCGCCCCTGCGGCCAGAACCGACTGGAGTTCGGCCGGGTCATCCAGCAATTCGTCGACGCGGGTCTTGATCGGCGTGACGAACTCCACCACGGCCTCGGCGGTCTCCTTCTTGAGATCGCCATAGCCACGGCCCGCATAACCTTCGACCAACTTGTCGACGTCGGTACCGGTCACCGCGGACTGGATGGTCAGCAGGTTCGAGATGCCCGGCTTGTTCTCCTGATCGAACCGGATCTCCCGCTCGCTGTCGGTCACCGCCGAGCGGATCTTCTTGGCCGTGGCCTTCGGATCGTCGAGCAGGCTGATCAGCCCGGCGTCACTGGCCGCCGACTTGCTCATCTTCGCAGACGGGTCCTGTAGGTCGTAGATCTTGGCGGTGGCCTTGGGGATCATCGCCTCGGGCACCACGAAGGTGTCCGGGAACCGGGCGTTGAATCGCTGCGCGAGGTCCCGGGCCAACTCCAGGTGCTGGCGCTGATCCTCCCCGACCGGGACCAGATCGGTGTCGTAGAGCAGCACGTCGGCGGCCATCAGCACCGGATAGGTGAACAGACCCACCGTGGTGGCGTCCGCGCCCTGCTTCTGCGACTTGTCCTTGAACTGTGTCATCCGCGATGCCTGACCGAAACCGGTGAAACATCCCAGTACCCAAGCCAATTGGCTGTGCTCGGGCACATGGCTCTGAACGAACACGGTGCTGCGCGTCGGGTCGATGCCCAGCGCCAGGTACTGCGCGGCGGTCACCAGCGTGCGCCGGCGCAGGATTTCGGGGTCCTGCGGCACGGTAATGGCGTGCTGGTCGACGACACAGAAGAACGCCTCGTAACCGTCCTGCAGCTGCGCCCAGTGCGTGACGGCACCCAGGGCATTTCCCAGGTGCAGGGAGTCAGAGGTGGGCTGGGCGCCCGAGAACACGACCTGTTTGCTTCCGCTACTCATGATGATCTGATTTTCGCACTGGCGTCATCCGGATTCTTCGCGGGTCAGCTGCTGCAGCACCCGCAGGAACACTTTCCGGTCGTCCGCAGTCAGCTCACCCAGCCAACGCTCCTCCCCGCGCTGGATGTCGCGCTGGACCGCGTCCTTGACCGCACGCCCCGCATCGGTGATGGCCAGCAGCCTCGCACGGCGGTCGTCGGGGTCGGCCTCGCGCTCGATGAAGCCCTGCTGTTGCAGGTCATCGAGGGTGCGGATGATGCGGGTCTTGTCGGCGCCGATCGCGTCGGCCAGGGCCGCCTGCGTCCGCACCGAGGAGCGGTCCAACGTGAGCAGGACGACGTAGCCCCACATCGACAGGCCATGGGCGTCGAGGACCGGCTGTTCGGCGGCGATCATCTCGCGCAACAACGGGGCGAGCATGGCCGCCAGGTCGGGGCGCTTCGACATTCGATCAGCGTAAGCGTTGCCATATGATGTGCTCGCGCTTATCGTAAGCGTATGCCTACTATTGAAACCGATGTACGCCCCCTGCACCGCGTCGCCGTCCTGCGCTCCGTCGATGTCGTCGACGCTGTCCGCACATCCGACCTGGACCGCCCCACCCCCTGCGCGGGGTGGACGCTGGGCGATCTGCTGGCCCACATGACCGTGCAGCATCGCGGGTTCGCCGCCGCTGCCCGCGGACACGGTTCAGATGAAGCGCACTGGAACGTCGAGACAGTGGCCGACGCCGTGCGTGCCGACCCCGTCGGCACATACACCGCGGCCGCGCACGACGTGCTCGACGCCTTCGCCGCCGACGGGATCACCGAGGCGACGTTCGCCCTACCCGAGTTCGGACCGGATGCGACGTTCCCTGGCGCGCTGGCGATCGGATTCCACCTCGTCGACTACGCGGTGCACGGCTGGGATGTCGCGGCCGCCCTCGGTGCGGCCTACGGATTGCCGGACGACGTCGTCGCCGCCGTCCTCCCGTTGGTGATGGCGATCCCCGACGGCGACTTCCGCGACAGTCCGGCCTCACCGTTCGACCGGGCCGTCAATGCCTCGGGGGCAACAGATTTCGACAAGGTCCTGCTACATCTGGGCCGGCGCCCGGACTGGCGTCAGCCGTAACTGACCGTCACCGGTGAGTGATCCGACCATCGCAGTGCGTACAGCTCGGCCCGATCCACCCATGCGGATGTGGCCCTGCCCGCCAGCGTCGGGCTGGCCAGGTGATAGTCGATGCGCCAACCGGCGTCGTTGTCGAAGGCCTTGCCGCGCCACGACCACCAGCTGTAGGGCCCGGCCACATCGGGATGCAGTACCCGCACCACGTCCACCCAGCCCGTTCCGAGCAGCTCGGTGAGCCACGCCCGTTCGCTGGGCAGGAAGCCGGCCTTCTTGACGTTGCCCTTCCAGTTCTTGATGTCGTTCTCGGTGTGCGCGATGTTCCAGTCACCGCACAGCACCGCGTCGCGACCATGCAGCTCGGCCATCCGCGCGGCGATGGTGGCCATGAACCGTTCCTTCTCCAGCTGCCGGTCCGTCTCGGCCTCCCCGGTCGGGACGTACACGCTGGCCACCGTCACCCCCGCGGTATCCACCTCGAGGTAGCGCCCGTGGGCCTCGAACTCGTCGGAGACCAGCAGCCGCGACGCCTCGATGGGATGCCGGGACAACACCGCAACCCCGTTGCGGCCCTTGACATGCGGTTCGGCCGAGGCGACGTTCCAGCCGTCGGCCAGGGCCGGCGCCAAGGCATCGCTGAGCTGCTCGTCGTCGGCGCGGGTCTCCTGCAGACACACGACGTCGGCCTCGGTTTCCTTGAGCCAGGGCAGCAGGCCGAGATTGTCTGTGGACCGCTGCTTGACCGCGGCGCGAATGCCGTTGACGTTGATGGTGCTGACGGTCAGAGGTCCCGGAGATGCCACGGCCAAGACCCTACCGACCGCCGCCGACACCCACCGACACCCTCTTGCGGTACCGGCGGTATCACCTTAATGTCGGGCGGCATGGCTGAACGTGCTCCCATCCACCTCGGCACCCCCGACGGCGACCCGATCCTGCTGCTGCATCCGTTCCTGTTGTCGCAGAGCGTGTGGAAGTACGTCGCACCGCAGCTCGCGCGGACCGGCCGCTACGACGTGTTCGCCCCGACCATGGCCGGCCATCACGGCGGCGCGCACGCGCCGATGCTCCTCGACGTCGCGACGCTGGCCGACGATGTCGAACGCCGGCTCGACGAGCTCGGCTGGACCACCGCGCACATCGTCGGGAACTCGCTGGGCGGCTGGGTGGCCTTCGAACTGGAACGCCGCGGCCGGGCCCGCACACTGACCGGCATCGCCCCCGCGGGCGGCTGGTCGATGTTCACCCTCGCCAAGTACGAGATCATCGCCAAGTTCATGGCAGCCCTGCCGGTGGTGCTGGCCACCGCGGCATTGCGTCAGAAGGTGCTGAAACTTCCGCTGTCCGAGCAGATCTCATACCTGGCCGTCAGCGCCACACCCGAGGTGCTCAACGCCGGTGACCGCCACGACCTGATCGACGACGTCGCGCACTGCCCCGCGTATTTCAAGCTCATGGTGAAGGCACTGACCACCCCGGGGCTGATGGAGATCGGCGATTCTCACACCCCGACCCAGCTGGTGATCTGCGAGAAGGACCGCGTGCTGCCGGCACCACGATTCACCCGGCACTTCACCAGGAGCCTGGCGCCGGACGCGGTGGTGACCACGCTCAAGGGAGTGGGACACGTCCCGATGTTCGAGGCGCCAGACACCATCACCGGGGTGATCACCGAGTTCGTCGACCGGCACATCGGTCAAACGCGCGCAACGGGGTGATCGACCATGCGCGCGGGACATCCAGTCTGCGCACAGATCGAGAATTCGGGCGTTTTGAGGATCTGAGCGCAGGCTCGGGGATCTGAGCGCAGGCTCGGCGCGGACGATTGCCGCGCCGAGCCCCGATCTCAGCCCTCGGAGGCCGCCAGCGTGTCGTTGAGCGTCTTGCTCGGACGCATCACCGCGGCGGTTTTCTCGGGGTCCGGGTAGTAGTAGCCACCGATGTCGGCCGGTTTGCCCTGCGCCGCATTGAGTTCGGCGACGATGGCCTGCTCCTGCTCGCCGAGCGCCTTGGCCAGCGGCGCGAAGTGCGCGGCCAGCTCCTTGTCCTCGGTCTGCTCGGCCAGCGCCTGCGCCCAGTACAGCGCGAGGTAGAACTGGCTGCCGCGGTTGTCCAGCTCACCGGTCTTGCGCGACGGGGACTTGTTCTCGTTCAACAACTCTCCGGTCGCGGTGTCCAGCGTGGCAGCCAGCACCTTGGCCTTCGCGTTGTCAGTCTTGTTGCCCAGATCCTCCAGGCTGGCGCCCAACGCGAGGAACTCGCCCAGCGAATCCCAGCGCAGGTGGTTCTCCTCCACCAGCTGATGGACGTGCTTGGGCGCCGAGCCGCCGGCACCGGTCTCGTACAGCCCGCCACCGGCCATCAACGGCACGATCGAGAGCATCTTGGCGCTAGTGCCCAACTCCAGGATCGGGAACAGGTCGGTCAAGTAGTCACGCAGGATGTTGCCGGTCACCGAGATGGTGTCCTTGCCGCGGATCAGTCGCTCCAGGGTGTAGCGCATGGCCCAGACCTGCGGCAGGATCGTGATCTCCAGGCCCTCGGTGTCCTCTTCCTTGAGGTACGCCTTGACCTTCTTGCGCAGTTCGTTCTCGTGCGGGCGCTCGTCATCGAGCCAGAACACGGCAGGCATTCCGGACAACCGAGCCCGATTGACGGCCAGCTTGACCCAGTCCCGGATCGGGGCATCCTTGACGACCGGCATCCGCCAGATGTCGCCCTCCTCGACCTCCTGGCTCAGCAGCACCTCGCCGGATTCGATGTCGACGATCTTGGCCACACCGGCCTGCGGGATCTCGAAGGTCTTGTCGTGGCTGCCGTACTCCTCGGCCTGCTGTGCCATCAGACCGACGTTGGGCACCGTTCCCATGGTGGTCGGATCGAACTGGCCGTGGGTCTTACAGAAGTTGATCACTTCCTGGTACATCCGGGAGAACGTCGACTCCGGGTTGACGGCCTTGGTGTCCTTGGTGCGGCCGTCGGCGCCGTACATCTTGCCGCCGAGGCGGATCATCGCCGGCATCGACGCGTCGACGATGACGTCGCTGGGCGAGTGGAAGTTCGAGATGCCCTTTGCCGAATCCACCATGGCCAGCTCCGGCCGGTGCTCATGGCAGCGGTGCAGGTCCTCGATGATCTCCTCACGCTGCGAAGCCGGCAGCGCCTCGATCTTGCTGTAGAGGTCCGACAGACCGTTATTGACGTTGACACCGAGCTCGTCGAACAGCTTCTGATGCTTGGCGAAGGCGTCCTTGTAGAAGACCTTGACGGCGTGGCCGAACACGATCGGGTGGCTGACCTTCATCATGGTCGCCTTGACGTGCAGCGAGAACATCACGCCGGTCTTGTAGGCGTCCTCGATCTGCTCCTCGTAGAACTCGATCAGCGCTTTCTTGCTCATGTACATCGAGTCGATGACGTCGCCCGCGTCGAGCTTGACCTCGGGCTTCAGCACGACAGTCTCGCCGGATGCCGTCTCCAGCTCCATGCGTACGTTGCGCGCCTTGTCCAGCGTCATCGACTTCTCACCGTGGTAGAAGTCGCCGGTCTTCATGGTGGCGACATGGGTCCGCGAGGCCTGCGACCACTCACCCATGCTGTGCGGGTGCTTGCGCGCGTACTCCTTGACCGCCTTGGGTGCGCGGCGGTCCGAGTTGCCTTCACGCAGAACGGGGTTGACCGCGCTGCCGAGGATCTTCGAGTAGCGATCGCGGATCGCCTTCTCATCGTCGGTCTTGGGGTCACCCGGGTAGTCGGGAACCGCGTAGCCCTTCTCCTGCAGCTCCTTGACCGCGGCCACGAGCTGCGGGACCGAAGCGCTGATGTTGGGCAGCTTGATGATGTTGGTTTCGGGCAGCTGCGTGAGGCGGCCCAGCTCACCGAGGTTGTCCGGGACCTTCTGGTCCTCGGTCAGATAGTCACCGAATTCGGCCAGGATGCGGGCCGCCACCGAGATGTCACTGGTCTGGATTTCGATACCCGCCGGCTCTGCAAAGGCCCGGATGATCGGCAAGAAGGAGTACGTCGCAAGCAGCGGCGCCTCGTCGGTCAGCGTGTAGATGATGGTCGGCTGCTGGGCAGTCATGGTTGCTCTCCCGGCGTCAGTCTGGGTTGGACGAGGATCACTCGTTGTCACCCGCGGTTTTTCGCTGCTCTGTATCGCGGGCCAGACTACAAGGGCGCGAACGGCCGCGAAGGAGCAGCTTTCATTACTGACCAGTAACTTTCGGTTACGGCGAGCCGTCCGGCGCCTCGGCGCGCCCACCGAACTGAACGTGTTTCAGTCCCGTCGGCGCAGAACCGGCAAACACTCCGAAGAACCGACTGGCACCGCCTCAGCGCGTTGCGATAAGCTGCAGACCGGTCATGAGTGTCAGCATCAAGCCCCGGCTTGCTGGCCGGCAACCCTCCAACCGCGGTGGGGTGCCCCGGGTGATGACCAGGTTGAGCAGTCGTTCGCGGCTGTAAGGCAAGCGCGGGTCCGAAGGTACGGGCCCCCAGACAGACAGGGAAACCTGATGGAGGCCAGCCATGTGTATGTGTCAGTGAACCCAAGGTGTCAGCCCGTCGTGATCGACGACAGGCCCGGCGCCCGGTAGCCGACCGCACTAACTACCTTCTTCATCCCCTTCACGGAGGAGACACCCCAGCCATGACAAACCCCGAAATCGTCGCGAACTGGTCGTTCGAGACCAAGCAGGTCCACGCGGGTCAGAGCCCCGATGCCGCCACGAAGGCCCGGGCCCTGCCGATCTACCAGACCACGTCCTACACCTTCGACAGCACCGACCACGCCGCCGCCCTGTTCGGGCTGGCCGAGCCGGGCAACATCTACACCCGCATCGGTAACCCCACCACCGACGTCGTCGAGCAGCGCATCGCCGCACTCGAAGGCGGCGTCGCCGCGCTGCTGCTGTCCTCGGGCCAGGCCGCCGAGACCTTCGCCATCCTCAACCTGGCCGGCG includes these proteins:
- a CDS encoding NADP-dependent isocitrate dehydrogenase, producing MTAQQPTIIYTLTDEAPLLATYSFLPIIRAFAEPAGIEIQTSDISVAARILAEFGDYLTEDQKVPDNLGELGRLTQLPETNIIKLPNISASVPQLVAAVKELQEKGYAVPDYPGDPKTDDEKAIRDRYSKILGSAVNPVLREGNSDRRAPKAVKEYARKHPHSMGEWSQASRTHVATMKTGDFYHGEKSMTLDKARNVRMELETASGETVVLKPEVKLDAGDVIDSMYMSKKALIEFYEEQIEDAYKTGVMFSLHVKATMMKVSHPIVFGHAVKVFYKDAFAKHQKLFDELGVNVNNGLSDLYSKIEALPASQREEIIEDLHRCHEHRPELAMVDSAKGISNFHSPSDVIVDASMPAMIRLGGKMYGADGRTKDTKAVNPESTFSRMYQEVINFCKTHGQFDPTTMGTVPNVGLMAQQAEEYGSHDKTFEIPQAGVAKIVDIESGEVLLSQEVEEGDIWRMPVVKDAPIRDWVKLAVNRARLSGMPAVFWLDDERPHENELRKKVKAYLKEEDTEGLEITILPQVWAMRYTLERLIRGKDTISVTGNILRDYLTDLFPILELGTSAKMLSIVPLMAGGGLYETGAGGSAPKHVHQLVEENHLRWDSLGEFLALGASLEDLGNKTDNAKAKVLAATLDTATGELLNENKSPSRKTGELDNRGSQFYLALYWAQALAEQTEDKELAAHFAPLAKALGEQEQAIVAELNAAQGKPADIGGYYYPDPEKTAAVMRPSKTLNDTLAASEG